A genomic segment from Pseudorca crassidens isolate mPseCra1 chromosome 4, mPseCra1.hap1, whole genome shotgun sequence encodes:
- the C1QTNF7 gene encoding complement C1q tumor necrosis factor-related protein 7 isoform X1 gives MSAMPRKGFSHVLAIVNNAAMNIGVHVPFRIRVFMGIQTSLQEPKMFVLLYVTSFAICASGQPRGNQFKGDSYSPRYICSIPGLPGPPGPPGANGSPGPHGRIGLPGRDGRDGRKGEKGEKGAAGLRGKTGPLGLAGEKGDQGETGKKGPMGPEGEKGEVGPVGPPGPKGDRGEQGDPGLPGVCRCGSIVLKSAFSVGITTSYPEERLPIIFNKVLFNEGEHYNPATGKFICAFPGIYYFSYDITLANKHLAIGLVHNGQYRIKTFDANTGNHDVASGSTVIYLQPEDEVWLEIFFTDQNGLFSDPGWADSLFSGFLLYVDTDYLDSISEDDEL, from the exons GTTTCtcccacgtcttggctattgtgaacaatgctgctatgaacattggggtgcacgtaccttttcgaattagagttttcatggGAATACAGACATCTCTTCAAG AGCCAAAGATGTTTGTCTTGCTCTATGTTACAAGTTTTGCCATTTGTGCGAGTGGACAACCTCGGGGTAATCAGTTCAAAGGAGACAGCTACTCCCCAAGATATATCTGTAGCATTCCTGGCTTACCTGGACCTCCAGGCCCCCCTGGAGCAAATGGTTCCCCTGGGCCCCATGGTCGGATCGGCCTTCCAGGACGAGATGGTAGAGACggcaggaaaggagagaaaggtgaAAAGGGGGCTGCAG GTTTGAGAGGTAAGACTGGACCACTGGGCCTTGCTGGAGAGAAAGGGGACCAAGGAGAGACTGGGAAGAAAGGACCCATGGGACctgagggagaaaaaggagaagtaggtCCTGTTGGGCCTCCTGGACCAAAGGGAGACAGAGGAGAGCAAGGGGACCCAGGGCTGCCTGGTGTTTGTAGATGTGGAAGCATCGTGCTCAAATCTGCCTTTTCTGTTGGCATCACAACAAGCTACCCAGAAGAAAGATTACCAATTATATTTAACAAGGTCCTCTTCAATGAAGGAGAGCACTACAACCCTGCAACAGGGAAGTTCATCTGTGCTTTCCCAGGAATCTATTACTTTTCTTATGATATCACATTGGCAAATAAGCATCTGGCAATTGGGCTAGTACACAATGGGCAGTACCGGATAAAGACCTTTGACGCCAACACAGGAAACCATGACGTGGCTTCAGGGTCCACAGTCATCTATCTGCAGCCAGAAGATGAAGTCTGGCTGGAGATCTTCTTCACTGACCAGAATGGCCTCTTCTCGGACCCAGGTTGGGCAGACAGTTTGTTCTCTGGATTTCTCCTATATGTTGACACAGATTATCTAGACTCCATATCAGAAGATGATGAGCTCTGA
- the C1QTNF7 gene encoding complement C1q tumor necrosis factor-related protein 7 isoform X2, which produces MNIGVHVPFRIRVFMGIQTSLQEPKMFVLLYVTSFAICASGQPRGNQFKGDSYSPRYICSIPGLPGPPGPPGANGSPGPHGRIGLPGRDGRDGRKGEKGEKGAAGLRGKTGPLGLAGEKGDQGETGKKGPMGPEGEKGEVGPVGPPGPKGDRGEQGDPGLPGVCRCGSIVLKSAFSVGITTSYPEERLPIIFNKVLFNEGEHYNPATGKFICAFPGIYYFSYDITLANKHLAIGLVHNGQYRIKTFDANTGNHDVASGSTVIYLQPEDEVWLEIFFTDQNGLFSDPGWADSLFSGFLLYVDTDYLDSISEDDEL; this is translated from the exons atgaacattggggtgcacgtaccttttcgaattagagttttcatggGAATACAGACATCTCTTCAAG AGCCAAAGATGTTTGTCTTGCTCTATGTTACAAGTTTTGCCATTTGTGCGAGTGGACAACCTCGGGGTAATCAGTTCAAAGGAGACAGCTACTCCCCAAGATATATCTGTAGCATTCCTGGCTTACCTGGACCTCCAGGCCCCCCTGGAGCAAATGGTTCCCCTGGGCCCCATGGTCGGATCGGCCTTCCAGGACGAGATGGTAGAGACggcaggaaaggagagaaaggtgaAAAGGGGGCTGCAG GTTTGAGAGGTAAGACTGGACCACTGGGCCTTGCTGGAGAGAAAGGGGACCAAGGAGAGACTGGGAAGAAAGGACCCATGGGACctgagggagaaaaaggagaagtaggtCCTGTTGGGCCTCCTGGACCAAAGGGAGACAGAGGAGAGCAAGGGGACCCAGGGCTGCCTGGTGTTTGTAGATGTGGAAGCATCGTGCTCAAATCTGCCTTTTCTGTTGGCATCACAACAAGCTACCCAGAAGAAAGATTACCAATTATATTTAACAAGGTCCTCTTCAATGAAGGAGAGCACTACAACCCTGCAACAGGGAAGTTCATCTGTGCTTTCCCAGGAATCTATTACTTTTCTTATGATATCACATTGGCAAATAAGCATCTGGCAATTGGGCTAGTACACAATGGGCAGTACCGGATAAAGACCTTTGACGCCAACACAGGAAACCATGACGTGGCTTCAGGGTCCACAGTCATCTATCTGCAGCCAGAAGATGAAGTCTGGCTGGAGATCTTCTTCACTGACCAGAATGGCCTCTTCTCGGACCCAGGTTGGGCAGACAGTTTGTTCTCTGGATTTCTCCTATATGTTGACACAGATTATCTAGACTCCATATCAGAAGATGATGAGCTCTGA
- the C1QTNF7 gene encoding complement C1q tumor necrosis factor-related protein 7 isoform X3 yields the protein MFVLLYVTSFAICASGQPRGNQFKGDSYSPRYICSIPGLPGPPGPPGANGSPGPHGRIGLPGRDGRDGRKGEKGEKGAAGLRGKTGPLGLAGEKGDQGETGKKGPMGPEGEKGEVGPVGPPGPKGDRGEQGDPGLPGVCRCGSIVLKSAFSVGITTSYPEERLPIIFNKVLFNEGEHYNPATGKFICAFPGIYYFSYDITLANKHLAIGLVHNGQYRIKTFDANTGNHDVASGSTVIYLQPEDEVWLEIFFTDQNGLFSDPGWADSLFSGFLLYVDTDYLDSISEDDEL from the exons ATGTTTGTCTTGCTCTATGTTACAAGTTTTGCCATTTGTGCGAGTGGACAACCTCGGGGTAATCAGTTCAAAGGAGACAGCTACTCCCCAAGATATATCTGTAGCATTCCTGGCTTACCTGGACCTCCAGGCCCCCCTGGAGCAAATGGTTCCCCTGGGCCCCATGGTCGGATCGGCCTTCCAGGACGAGATGGTAGAGACggcaggaaaggagagaaaggtgaAAAGGGGGCTGCAG GTTTGAGAGGTAAGACTGGACCACTGGGCCTTGCTGGAGAGAAAGGGGACCAAGGAGAGACTGGGAAGAAAGGACCCATGGGACctgagggagaaaaaggagaagtaggtCCTGTTGGGCCTCCTGGACCAAAGGGAGACAGAGGAGAGCAAGGGGACCCAGGGCTGCCTGGTGTTTGTAGATGTGGAAGCATCGTGCTCAAATCTGCCTTTTCTGTTGGCATCACAACAAGCTACCCAGAAGAAAGATTACCAATTATATTTAACAAGGTCCTCTTCAATGAAGGAGAGCACTACAACCCTGCAACAGGGAAGTTCATCTGTGCTTTCCCAGGAATCTATTACTTTTCTTATGATATCACATTGGCAAATAAGCATCTGGCAATTGGGCTAGTACACAATGGGCAGTACCGGATAAAGACCTTTGACGCCAACACAGGAAACCATGACGTGGCTTCAGGGTCCACAGTCATCTATCTGCAGCCAGAAGATGAAGTCTGGCTGGAGATCTTCTTCACTGACCAGAATGGCCTCTTCTCGGACCCAGGTTGGGCAGACAGTTTGTTCTCTGGATTTCTCCTATATGTTGACACAGATTATCTAGACTCCATATCAGAAGATGATGAGCTCTGA